From Rhodococcus sp. B7740:
ATGCGGCAGGGCCTCGACGCGTTGTCGCGCACACTGAAGAACGTGCTGTGACGGCTGCTTCCGTTCGGTCCCCGGTTCCTGCACTCGTGCAGGAAGTACGCGAACTGGGCATCGAGATCGACGACTCGGATCGGCGGCTCGCCGAGTACTCCTACGACGCCTCGAACTACCGAATTCCACCTGCCGCCGTTGTGTTTCCGCGCAATGCCGATGACGTGTCCACCGTGGTTTCGCGGTGCGCCGCTGCCGGAATCGCGGTCATCGGCCGAGGCGGCGGAACGTCCATGGCGGGCAACGCGATCGGTCGCGGCATCGTGCTCGATTTCTCTCGCCACATGAATCGCGTGATCTCGGTGGACACCGACTCGCGAACGGCGGTGGTGGAACCGGGAATCGTCATCTCGGAGTTGCAGCGAGAGTTGGTGGCGCGCACAGCCGGGGAATTCACGTTCGCCCCCGACCCGTCCAGCAAGACACGCGCGACGGTCGGCGGGGCGGTCGGCAACGACGCATGCGGTAATCATTCGGTGCGCTACGGACGAACAGCGGACCACACGGTGGCGATGGACGTGGTCACCGCCGACGGGCACCTGCTTCGAGTGACTCGTAGCGGTGTGGCGGCAGTGCATTCGCAGGATTCCGCGGCAACCGATGCGGCCGAACGTATCTCGCGTGAGCTGCAGTCGCTGGCGGCGGACAACCTCGCCCTGTTCAGAGTCGAGCTGGGCCGCATACCGCGACAGGTCTCCGGATTTCACCTGTCGCATCTGCTGCCCGAGAACGGGTTCGACGTCGCTCGTGCACTCGTCGGAAGCGAGGGCACCTGCGCGGTGATCGTCTCGGTCACCGTCGCCGTCGTGCCCGTACCGCGGGCCGCGCTGTTGCTCTGCCTGGGCTACGACGACGTGGTGGCCGCCGCGGCCGACGTGACGGCCATTCTCGAGTTCTCGCCTGCCGCGGTGGAGGGTATCGACGACAACATCGCCCGGACGATGGAGTACCGCCGCGGACCGGACTCCGTCCGCGGTCTGCCCGCGGGAAACGCCTGGCTCTACGTCGACCTCGACGGTGCCGATACCGCCGAAGTGGAGAACAAGGCCGCCCGTCTGCTCGAGGCGCTCGGTCTTCTCGGCCGCGTCAAGGAGGGCCGCATCGTCACCGACCCTGCCGATCGAACAGCGCTGTGGCGAGTACGTGAGGACGGCGCGGGGCTCGCGACCCGCCTGGCCGGCGGAGCCGAGTCCTGGGGCGGCTGGGAGGACGCCGCCGTCGCACCCGAGAACCTGTCCGCCTATCTCGCCGACCTCAACGTGCTTCTGGCCGAACACGATCTGACGGGGGTGATGTACGGACACTTCGGTGCCGGCTGCATGCACGTGCGCATCACGTTCGATCAGCGCACCGACGCCGGACGACGAGTGATGAACGACTTCCTGCGCGCCGCCGCGCGGGTGGTGGTCGAGCACGGCGGCAGCCTGTCCGGTGAGCACGGCGACGGCAGGGCACGCTCGGAACTGCTGCCGGTGATGTACTCGCCCCGCATGCTCGACGCGTTCGCGCGATTCAAGCGCATCTGGGATCCCGGCGGCATCCTCAACCCGGGGTCGATCACCGATCCGGAACCGATGATGGACAACCTGATGCTGCAGGGCATCCCACAGCGGGAATGGAAGACGACCTTCGATCTGCACCAGATCGGGACGCGGGCAGACCTGGATCCCTTCGTACACGCAACTCAGTCGTGTGTCGGTGTCGGTAAATGCCGCACAGCGTCCGGAGGCGTCATGTGCCCCAGTTTCCGCGCCACGGGCGACGAGAAGGATTCGACGCGGGGTCGAGCACGAGTGTTGCAGGAGATGGTGCGCAGTTCGCCGACAGTTGCCGACGGATGGGCCTCGAAGGACGTGGCCGAATCGCTCGATCTGTGTCTGTCCTGCAAGGCCTGTTCGTCGGATTGTCCTGTCGGAGTGGACATGGCGACGTACAAGTCCGAGTTCCTCGATCATCACTACGCGGGGCGACTGCGGCCGCTCTCGCATTATTCGCTTGGCTGGTTGCCCCGCTGGCTGAAGGTGACGAAGAGAACGGCACCGTTGCTCAACCGTCTGCTCACCCCGCGCATCGCAGCACTGGCGGCTCGGCTCGGTGGGCTGACCACCGAGCGGCCGTTGCCACGATTCGCATCGGCGAAGGAACTGGCGCGAGAAGTCCGGCTCGGCGGCGGCCGCGACGCGGACGTCGTGTTGGTCGTCGACACCTTCACTCAGGGTTTTCGTCCCGAGGTCGCGGGCGCGGCTCAGCGCGTGCTCGAGGACTCGGGCCGCAGCACCGAATGCCGGACCGACGTGTGCTGTGGTCTGACCTGGATCTCGACGGGCCAGCTGAAGGCCGCCCGCGCGCACCTCACGAAAGCCGTTGCAGCACTGGACGACGGCACCGACCGGCCCATCGTCGTCACCGAACCGAGCTGCGCGGCGGCGTTCCGCAAGGACATGCCGGAGTTGGTTCCCACCCCGGCCGCGAGACGAGTCGCGGCGCGAGTACAGAGTTTCGCGGGCGCGGTGATCGATCAGGCCGCGGCCGGGTGGGTGCCCACGGCGGAGATTCCCGACTCGGTGACCGTACAGACCCACTGCCACGAATATGCGGTGTTCGGCAACGCCACCCAGCGCACGGCATTGGCCTCCGTCGGTATCGACGCGGTGCGGGAGGCCACCGGATGCTGCGGCGTGGCAGGCAATTTCGGCTTCGAGTCTCGGCACTTCGAGCTGAGCATGGCGGTCGCCGAGCAGGCCCTCGCACCGGCGCTCCGTGACGCCGAGCCGGACACCCCGATTCTGACCGACGGATTCTCCTGCCACATGCAGGTGCGTCAACTCACCGGTGACCTGACCGGTGACGCGTCCGTACACCTGGCGCAGATACTCGATCCACGTTCGACGAAAGGACCGCGGCCATGACCGCCAGTTCGACCACCAGCCTCACGCGTCCTACCATCACGGCTCCGACCGACCTGTTCATCGCGGGCACGTGGACCGCCGCAGCGTCCGACGCCCGGTTCGATGTCATCGATCCCGCCAGCGGCGAGGTCATCGCCAACGTCGCCGACGGCGGCATCAAAGATGCCGAGAACGCCATGGCCGCAGCGGTCGACGCCGCCGCCGACTGGGCCGCGACTGCGCCCCGTGCCCGCAGTGAAATCCTGCGTAAGGCTTACGAATTGATCATGGCGCGGTCGGAGGAACTCGCCGCGATCATCACCGCGGAAATGGGGAAACCGCTGGCCGACGCGCGAGGTGAAGTGGCCTACGGCGCGGAGTTCTTCCGGTGGTTTTCCGAAGAAGCAGTGCGTATCTCAGGTGATCACACCCTCACCGGAGACGGTA
This genomic window contains:
- a CDS encoding FAD-binding and (Fe-S)-binding domain-containing protein, whose translation is MTAASVRSPVPALVQEVRELGIEIDDSDRRLAEYSYDASNYRIPPAAVVFPRNADDVSTVVSRCAAAGIAVIGRGGGTSMAGNAIGRGIVLDFSRHMNRVISVDTDSRTAVVEPGIVISELQRELVARTAGEFTFAPDPSSKTRATVGGAVGNDACGNHSVRYGRTADHTVAMDVVTADGHLLRVTRSGVAAVHSQDSAATDAAERISRELQSLAADNLALFRVELGRIPRQVSGFHLSHLLPENGFDVARALVGSEGTCAVIVSVTVAVVPVPRAALLLCLGYDDVVAAAADVTAILEFSPAAVEGIDDNIARTMEYRRGPDSVRGLPAGNAWLYVDLDGADTAEVENKAARLLEALGLLGRVKEGRIVTDPADRTALWRVREDGAGLATRLAGGAESWGGWEDAAVAPENLSAYLADLNVLLAEHDLTGVMYGHFGAGCMHVRITFDQRTDAGRRVMNDFLRAAARVVVEHGGSLSGEHGDGRARSELLPVMYSPRMLDAFARFKRIWDPGGILNPGSITDPEPMMDNLMLQGIPQREWKTTFDLHQIGTRADLDPFVHATQSCVGVGKCRTASGGVMCPSFRATGDEKDSTRGRARVLQEMVRSSPTVADGWASKDVAESLDLCLSCKACSSDCPVGVDMATYKSEFLDHHYAGRLRPLSHYSLGWLPRWLKVTKRTAPLLNRLLTPRIAALAARLGGLTTERPLPRFASAKELAREVRLGGGRDADVVLVVDTFTQGFRPEVAGAAQRVLEDSGRSTECRTDVCCGLTWISTGQLKAARAHLTKAVAALDDGTDRPIVVTEPSCAAAFRKDMPELVPTPAARRVAARVQSFAGAVIDQAAAGWVPTAEIPDSVTVQTHCHEYAVFGNATQRTALASVGIDAVREATGCCGVAGNFGFESRHFELSMAVAEQALAPALRDAEPDTPILTDGFSCHMQVRQLTGDLTGDASVHLAQILDPRSTKGPRP